A section of the Roseivirga sp. BDSF3-8 genome encodes:
- a CDS encoding DUF4494 domain-containing protein, which produces MKIWFICKVKYAKEDDKGILKNVSENYLVDAVSFTEAEARIYDELGSIIRGDFQVTNISKSNIVDVFHYDDIDIWHKCKITYVVADEDSGKEKKVTQVMLVSAHDVKEAYDRIRESLNNMLVSFRIPEVIESNIVEIFPYVSDEDKEPEIPENFRRLESDEAAELKNETTDEEENTPVEEETE; this is translated from the coding sequence ATGAAAATCTGGTTTATCTGTAAAGTAAAATACGCAAAGGAAGACGATAAGGGCATTTTGAAAAACGTTTCGGAAAACTACCTGGTAGATGCCGTTTCGTTTACAGAAGCAGAGGCGAGGATATATGACGAGTTAGGCAGCATCATCCGTGGCGACTTCCAGGTAACCAATATCAGCAAAAGCAACATTGTGGACGTGTTCCACTATGATGATATAGACATCTGGCATAAGTGTAAGATCACGTATGTGGTAGCTGATGAGGACAGCGGTAAGGAGAAAAAAGTTACCCAGGTCATGCTCGTATCTGCCCATGACGTGAAGGAAGCATATGACCGTATTCGGGAGAGCCTGAATAATATGCTCGTTTCCTTCCGCATCCCTGAAGTGATAGAGAGCAATATCGTGGAGATCTTCCCCTATGTGTCCGATGAGGATAAAGAGCCTGAGATCCCGGAAAACTTCCGCAGACTTGAGTCAGACGAAGCGGCAGAACTCAAAAATGAGACTACTGACGAGGAGGAAAATACTCCGGTAGAAGAGGAGACAGAATAA
- a CDS encoding bacteriophage abortive infection AbiH family protein — MIENNHLYIIGNGFDRHHGFPTSYCDFENFMEGWSREIYCEIHEFWNFNVIDGRWCDFENDLSSYNSIKLYNECAKYYSTPEDIADKCSVVTEQIYTGITKCFLEWIKSIQLKPRTKRLLMNQEAQYITFNYTRTLQDIYKIPESSIWHIHGSCLDNDVIFGHKVNQKIEYNYSDGTGMPSTQKEWEEDAWRFAKLPLIKLRKKTEQVIKQNRTQFLRYQDLGTIYVLGHSLADVDLPYFEMIQAKNKQSKWNVSYYNDSEQEHLCSQLIKVGVLESQIKMIKMNDLDTTIEKTTTLQ; from the coding sequence ATGATTGAAAACAACCACTTATATATTATTGGAAATGGTTTCGATAGACATCATGGTTTTCCGACTTCTTATTGTGACTTTGAAAACTTCATGGAAGGTTGGTCAAGAGAGATATATTGCGAAATACATGAATTTTGGAATTTTAATGTAATTGATGGTAGATGGTGTGACTTTGAAAATGATTTATCTTCATACAATAGCATTAAATTGTATAATGAGTGTGCTAAGTACTACAGTACTCCTGAAGATATAGCTGATAAATGTTCAGTCGTAACAGAGCAAATCTACACGGGGATAACCAAATGCTTCTTGGAATGGATTAAAAGCATACAATTAAAACCAAGAACTAAACGGTTATTAATGAATCAAGAGGCTCAATACATCACCTTTAACTACACAAGAACACTTCAAGATATATATAAAATACCTGAAAGTTCAATTTGGCACATACATGGCTCTTGTCTCGATAATGATGTGATTTTTGGGCATAAAGTGAACCAAAAAATTGAATACAATTACAGTGACGGTACAGGAATGCCATCAACACAAAAAGAATGGGAGGAAGATGCTTGGCGATTCGCAAAGCTACCACTTATCAAACTTAGAAAAAAAACAGAACAAGTAATAAAACAAAATAGAACGCAATTCCTGCGATACCAAGATTTAGGAACTATATATGTTCTTGGTCACTCACTTGCTGATGTTGATTTGCCATATTTTGAAATGATTCAAGCTAAAAATAAGCAATCTAAATGGAATGTTTCATATTATAATGATTCTGAGCAAGAGCATCTGTGTTCTCAATTAATAAAAGTTGGAGTACTAGAATCGCAAATTAAGATGATCAAAATGAATGATCTAGATACGACAATAGAAAAAACTACAACACTTCAATAA
- the alr gene encoding alanine racemase, giving the protein MISHSRIELSESALRHNIFFVKTQMAPDVQLSAVVKGNAYGHGIEQFVPLAHKAGIRHFSVFSSTEADRVQKSLSTTDYELMIMGQVADEDLPQVIEREMQFYVFDLERLEAALKAAESIGKLARIHLELETGMNRTGLEEANLPAAIDLLDAYREHFILEGFCTHFAGSESISNHTRVADQSAKFRELQEHFQNHGFQAKRVHVGCSATLISYPDFQYNMVRVGILLYGFWPSKETMIRCMVQGRIGQQDPLRRVISWKSYIMTLKRVRFGEFVGYGTAYQAQKDMVIAVIPIGYAYGFSRNFSNQGNALIRGKVTPVLGIVNMNLVMVDVTEVEDAMRGDEVVLIGHQGENSISVASFEQMSNQLNYELLTRLPQELPRVVVE; this is encoded by the coding sequence ATGATTTCGCATTCGCGGATCGAACTCAGCGAGTCTGCGCTGAGGCACAATATATTTTTTGTAAAAACCCAAATGGCTCCTGATGTGCAGCTGTCTGCTGTCGTGAAAGGAAATGCCTATGGCCATGGTATAGAGCAGTTCGTACCCCTGGCTCATAAGGCTGGTATACGACACTTTAGTGTATTTAGCAGTACTGAGGCCGACAGGGTGCAAAAAAGCCTCTCCACCACGGATTACGAGCTCATGATCATGGGCCAGGTGGCGGATGAAGACCTCCCGCAGGTGATAGAGAGAGAAATGCAGTTTTACGTCTTCGATCTGGAGCGACTGGAGGCTGCACTGAAAGCTGCCGAATCAATAGGGAAGCTAGCGCGGATCCACCTAGAACTGGAAACGGGCATGAACCGTACGGGACTGGAAGAAGCAAACCTGCCGGCCGCGATTGACCTGCTGGACGCGTACCGTGAGCATTTCATCCTGGAGGGCTTCTGTACCCACTTTGCCGGGTCTGAGAGTATAAGCAATCACACTCGTGTGGCAGATCAGTCCGCTAAGTTCAGGGAACTGCAGGAGCACTTTCAGAATCACGGGTTTCAGGCGAAGAGGGTGCATGTGGGCTGCTCAGCTACACTTATCTCCTACCCTGACTTCCAGTACAATATGGTGCGGGTGGGCATACTGCTGTATGGCTTCTGGCCCAGCAAAGAGACCATGATACGCTGCATGGTGCAGGGGCGTATAGGTCAGCAGGATCCGTTGCGGCGAGTCATCTCCTGGAAAAGCTATATCATGACGCTGAAGCGGGTACGGTTCGGAGAGTTTGTGGGGTATGGCACCGCCTACCAGGCACAAAAGGATATGGTTATCGCGGTAATCCCTATCGGTTACGCCTACGGCTTTTCACGTAATTTCAGTAACCAGGGAAATGCCCTGATCAGGGGCAAGGTAACGCCTGTGCTGGGTATTGTGAACATGAACCTGGTGATGGTGGATGTGACGGAGGTAGAAGATGCCATGCGTGGCGATGAGGTGGTATTGATAGGCCACCAGGGTGAAAACAGTATTAGCGTGGCAAGCTTCGAGCAAATGAGCAATCAATTGAACTACGAGCTACTTACCCGCCTTCCGCAGGAGTTACCACGGGTGGTGGTGGAGTAG
- a CDS encoding type IIL restriction-modification enzyme MmeI, with protein sequence MKDRIEKLVGYALSLDGDEKGEAQVFCDRFFQVFGDGGYKEAGATLEFRIKTKRKTNFADLLWGNRVLIEIKKKGAQLPSHRTQIFDCWRKLRPDQPKYLLV encoded by the coding sequence GTGAAAGATAGAATTGAAAAACTTGTTGGGTATGCTCTGAGCCTTGATGGAGATGAAAAAGGCGAAGCTCAAGTGTTTTGTGATAGGTTTTTCCAAGTATTTGGAGATGGAGGCTACAAAGAAGCGGGTGCAACTCTTGAATTTCGTATAAAGACAAAAAGAAAGACAAACTTCGCTGATTTACTGTGGGGGAATCGTGTTTTAATCGAAATTAAAAAGAAAGGTGCACAGCTTCCAAGTCACCGCACTCAAATATTTGATTGTTGGAGGAAACTAAGACCTGATCAACCGAAGTACTTACTTGTGTAA
- a CDS encoding amidohydrolase, whose product MKHLTAEETRSLVALRRRLHREPELSGKEYGTPLILSEFLRDSRPDEVHPSLGGTGLALVYNGTEPGPTLMLRADIDALPIVEENDFAHRSIHEAISHKCGHDGHTAMVAGAGLKMKQYKPAKGRLVLLFQPAEETGKGAEQVIADERYASLKPDYIFGIHNLPKYTNHTAFTRASHFASASCGITIDYKGKTAHAGTPHTGKSPALAVSELIVALNALPKGFSLEIRPLCTVVHARLGEKAFGVAPGNSTVSATIRSITSEGMENLVQAAERIGRSIGEKYGLRVRVSLSEKFPATTNNEEATTILEDAVAAAGFSSQRLEEAFPWSEDFGHYLKDSKGSFFGLGAGNDVPDLHAENYDFPDELIPTGVRIYLSLIEKVLGGLNHH is encoded by the coding sequence ATGAAACACCTTACTGCCGAAGAGACGCGCTCTCTTGTGGCACTGAGAAGACGGCTGCACAGGGAGCCGGAGCTTTCCGGAAAAGAGTACGGAACCCCTTTGATCCTAAGTGAATTCCTTCGTGATAGTCGTCCTGATGAAGTACACCCTAGTCTGGGCGGTACAGGGCTTGCATTAGTTTATAATGGTACTGAACCCGGCCCTACGCTTATGTTAAGGGCAGATATTGACGCCCTGCCTATTGTGGAGGAAAACGACTTTGCCCACAGGAGCATTCATGAAGCAATAAGTCATAAATGCGGCCATGATGGCCATACGGCTATGGTAGCAGGGGCAGGCCTTAAAATGAAGCAGTACAAGCCGGCTAAGGGTCGGCTTGTACTGCTTTTCCAGCCTGCCGAGGAAACAGGCAAAGGAGCTGAACAGGTTATAGCTGACGAACGCTACGCTTCACTCAAACCAGACTATATTTTTGGCATTCACAATCTACCGAAATACACTAATCACACAGCCTTCACACGTGCCTCTCATTTTGCCAGTGCGTCCTGCGGCATCACCATTGATTACAAAGGAAAAACTGCCCACGCCGGTACGCCACACACTGGTAAAAGCCCGGCATTGGCTGTTAGTGAATTAATAGTAGCATTGAATGCATTGCCTAAGGGGTTTTCCCTGGAAATAAGGCCACTATGTACAGTTGTACACGCCCGATTGGGCGAAAAAGCCTTTGGCGTTGCTCCGGGTAACTCCACTGTAAGCGCCACAATAAGGAGCATCACCTCGGAAGGAATGGAAAATCTGGTGCAGGCAGCAGAGCGTATTGGACGGTCTATCGGGGAAAAATACGGCCTTAGGGTCAGGGTTTCGCTAAGTGAAAAGTTTCCTGCCACTACGAATAATGAGGAGGCCACAACTATCCTGGAAGACGCCGTAGCTGCGGCCGGGTTTAGCAGCCAAAGGCTGGAAGAGGCATTCCCCTGGTCTGAAGATTTCGGCCACTATCTTAAGGATAGCAAAGGGTCGTTTTTCGGCCTTGGTGCAGGAAACGATGTGCCTGACCTCCATGCTGAAAACTATGATTTTCCTGATGAGTTAATTCCTACAGGTGTGCGCATATACCTGTCTCTGATCGAGAAGGTGTTAGGCGGACTCAACCATCACTAG